In Brevibacillus marinus, the genomic window GAATCGTGGAAAGCGGTGCCGGGCGAGGCGCGCGCCCGCTATCTCTACAAGGCGGCCGCGATTCTGCGCCGCCGCAAGCACGAGTTTTCCGCCTGGATGGTCAAAGAAGCGGGGAAAAGCTGGGCGGAAGCAGACGCCGATACAGCGGAAGCGATCGATTTCCTGGAGTACTACGGCCGGCAAATGGACAAATTGGCGCAGCGTCAGCCGCTCGTCCGCATCCCGACGGAAGACAATGAGATGTACTACATTCCGCTTGGTGTGGGCGTGATCATACCGCCGTGGAACTTCCCGCTGGCGATCATGGTCGGGATGACGTCATCAGCGATTGTCACCGGCAACACGGTGGTCCTCAAACCGGCTTCCACCACCCCGGTGATCGCCGCCAAGTTCATGGAAGTGTTGGAGGATGCCGGTGTTCCCGCCGGTGTGGTCAACTACCTGCCCGGCAGCGGCGGTGAAGTGGGCGATTTCCTCGTTGAGCATCCGCTTACCCGCTTCATCAGCTTTACCGGTTCGCGCGATGTCGGGCTGCGCATCAATGAGTTGGCGTCCAAACGGAGTCCCGGCCAAAAATGGATCAAACGGCTGATCGCCGAGATGGGCGGCAAGGACTCGATCGTCGTCGACAACGACTGCGATCTGGAAGCGGCTGCGCAGGCGATCGTCAATTCCGCCTTTGGCTTCTCCGGGCAAAAATGCTCCGCCTGCTCACGCGCGATTGTGCACCAGGACGTGTACGATCAGGTGTTGAATCGGGTTGTCGAACTGACCAAGGAACTGACCGTGGGCGACGTGGCTAACCCCGAGTTTTATACCGGTCCGGTGATTGACGAAGGAGCCTACAACAAGATTCTCGAGTACATCGAGATCGGCAAACAGGA contains:
- the pruA gene encoding L-glutamate gamma-semialdehyde dehydrogenase — its product is MRDEFRNEPLTNFRVPENKQAFQAALNKVESELGKEYDIIIGGERIKTEQKIRSINPSNKEQVIGLVSKADRALAEKAIQTAAKTFESWKAVPGEARARYLYKAAAILRRRKHEFSAWMVKEAGKSWAEADADTAEAIDFLEYYGRQMDKLAQRQPLVRIPTEDNEMYYIPLGVGVIIPPWNFPLAIMVGMTSSAIVTGNTVVLKPASTTPVIAAKFMEVLEDAGVPAGVVNYLPGSGGEVGDFLVEHPLTRFISFTGSRDVGLRINELASKRSPGQKWIKRLIAEMGGKDSIVVDNDCDLEAAAQAIVNSAFGFSGQKCSACSRAIVHQDVYDQVLNRVVELTKELTVGDVANPEFYTGPVIDEGAYNKILEYIEIGKQEGKLVAGGEKGPDTGYFIQPTVFADVDPQARIMQEEIFGPVVAFSKARDFDHALEIANNTEYGLTGSVFSRNRANLEKARTEFHVGNLYFNRKCTGALVGVHPFGGFNMSGTDSKAGGPDYLLLFTQAKVVSELL